The genomic stretch TGCTCGGGCGGGTCCCGCGGATCTCGGTTGATCAGCGTGGAACTGGCCACGGCGACAGCCCGGCCCGGGCGAGCGGCTGGGCGAGTGTCGGTGCCGGATCGCGGGGAGGCACGATGGTTGCCGTGACCGTTCCTGTCCGTGCGCCGCTCGCCGTGGTGGAGGCGGTGCTGGAGCGGTTGACCTACGTCAACGAGGAGACCGGCTACACCGTCGCTCGTGTCGCCACCGACCGTGGCGGTGACCTGTCGACGGTGGTCGGCGCGTTGTTGGGGGCGCAGCCCGGGGAGAGCTTGCGGCTGCACGGCCGCTGGTCTTCGCATCCGAAGTACGGCCGGCAGTTCGAGGTCGACTCCTACACCACCGTCTTGCCGGCCACGATTCAGGGCATCCAGCGCTACCTCGGCTCCGGGCTGGTGAAGGGCATCGGACCGGTCTTCGCCGAACGGATCGTCGCGCACTTCGGTCTGGGCACCCTGCGGGTCATCGAAGAGGAGCCGGCGCGGCTGGTGGAGGTGCCGGGGCTGGGCCCGAAACGCACCGCGAAGATCACCGCGGCGTGGGAGGAACAGAAGGCCATCAAGGAGGTCATGGTCTTCCTGCAGGGCGTCGGCGTGTCCACGTCCCTGGCGGTGCGGATCTACAAGCAGTACGGCGACGCGTCCACCGACGTGGTGACGAAGGAGCCGTACCGGCTGGCCGCCGATGTGTGGGGGATCGGTTTCAAGACTGCCGACACCATCGCCCGGTCGGTGGGGATCCCACACGACAGCCCGCAGCGGGTCATGGCCGGCCTGCAGTACACCCTGTCCGAGGCCACCGACAACGGCCACTGCTACCTGCCCGAACCGAACCTCGTCGCCGACGCGACGAAGATCCTCGACGTGCCCGCCGACCTCGTCACCCGCTGCCTCGGCGACCTGGTCGCCGACGAGGGCGTCGTCCGCGAGACGCTCCCCGCGGCCGGCGGTGAGCCGCTGCGGGCGGTGTATCTGGTGCCGTTCCACCGCGCCGAGCAGTCCCTCGCCTCCTCGCTCCTGCGGCTGCTCCATGATTCAGGCGACCGGCTGGCCCACTTCGGAGGTGTCGACTGGGCCAAGGCCCTGGCCTGGCTGAGGGCCCGCACCGGCGCGGACCTCGCCCCCGAGCAGGAGCAGGCCGTCAGGCTCGCGCTGACCTCGAAAGTCGCGGTGCTCACCGGCGGGCCGGGCTGCGGCAAGAGCTTCACCGTCCGCTCCATCGTCGAACTCGCCGCCGCCAAGAAGGCAAAGGTGACGCTGGTCGCGCCGACCGGGCGGGCCGCCAAACGCCTGTCCGAGCTGACCGGTCACCCCGCCGCCACCGTGCACCGGCTCCTGCAACTCCGCCCCGGCGGGGACGCCTCCTACGACCGGAACAACCCTCTCGACGTCGACCTGCTCGTCGTCGACGAGGCATCCATGCTCGACCTGATCCTGGCCAACAAGCTCATCAAAGCCGTCCCACCCGGCGCCCACCTGCTCCTCGTGGGCGACGTCGACCAGTTGCCCTCCGTCGGCGCCGGCGAGGTGTTACGGGACCTGCTCGCCGCACCCACCATCCCCCGGGTGCGGCTGACCCAGATCTTCCGCCAGGCCGCCCAGTCCGGCGTGGTCACCAACGCCCACCGCATCAACGCCGGCCGCCCACCCCTCCTTCAGGGCCTGCCGGACTTCTTCCTGTTCGCCTGCGACGACACCGACGCCACCGCCGCCCTGACCGTCGACGTCGCCTGCACCCGCATCCCCGCCCGCTTCCGGCTCGACCCGCGCCGCGACGTGCAGGTCCTCACCCCCATGCACCGCGGCCCCGCCGGCGCCGGCGCCTTGAACGGCCTGCTGCAGCAGAAGCTCACCCCGCACCGCGAGGGACAGCCGGAGCGGCGCATGGGCGGGCGGGTGTTCCGGATCGGCGACAAAGTCACCCAGATCCGCAACAACTACGACAAGGGCCAAGCCGGCATCTTCAACGGCACCCTCGGCATCGTCACCGCCCTCACCAGCGAGGAACAGACCCTCACCGTGCGCACCGACGAGGACGAAACCATCGACTACGACTTCGACGAACTCGACGAACTCACCCACGCCTACGCCATGACCATCCACCGCTCCCAAGGCTCCGAATACCCCGCCGTCGTCATCCCCCTCACCACCAGCGCCTGGATGATGCTGCAACGCAACCTGCTCTACACCGCCGTCACCCGCGCCAAACACCTCGTCGTCCTCGTCGGCTCCCGCCGCGCCCTCCACGCCGCCGTCCGCACCGTCGGCGCCGGACGCCGCCACACCGCCCTCGACCACCGCATCACCTGAGACGTGATCGAGCCCGGCCCCCACAACCCGTCGCGCCCCTCCGCCTGCTCCTGCCGATCATCCTCAGGAGGCAGCACCGCAGGACCGGACGGCACCGCAACCGTCACCGCCGGATGCCCGAAGAGCGCATGCTTCGCTGTCCGCACACTCGCCGGGAACGCCACCTCCCTCACCAGCGGCCACGAGGGAGAGAAGTGATGGCCATTCCTAGTTCCGCCGCTGGTGGATCGATCGTTGATCCCGTCCGAGCCCTGCAGCGTGCGCCGTCGGATGACGCCGGCCGATGAGCCGCAACGACGATCTTGTTCACGATCGGGAAGCCGCTGAACCTCCTCCACGCCACTGACCTGCATCAGGTTGGAAAAGGGACCACTGTTTCGGATCGGCCGTCAAGCGGCCAAACGTCATGGTCCGAACGTGGACCCGCTAAGCGCGGTGTAGGCGGGCTGCAGCGCTTTGGCGATCTTGTCTCGGCGGGGTCGTCGGCATAGACGAGTTCGTTTTCGACCCCCCTGTGGCCGTCGGGGTGGGGTGCCGATGGGCGTGGTTGCGCTGTTCGTGGTGGGTGTCGTCGTGTCGTCTATACGGGTGGCCGGGGGTTCCGTAAGGTCTCGTTGACGGGACGCGGGGGTGTGGAGTACCTGTGCGAGCGGTTGAGTGGTGCCGGGCCTCGGTGCCGCCGGGGTCGATCGGCGACGGTGCCGGGCCCTGGGGTGGTGTCGGTTGCTGGCGGCGCGTTCGCGTGCCGCGCCGGTTCGGTGGCTATCGGGTGGGGTTGTCGTGGGTGCGGAGGAATGAGCGCCAGGAATCGTGAGTGAATGACAGCGTCGTGCCGGGATCGGTGGAGTTTCGCACCTGGACGGTGATGGAATGACGGGATACTTCGACACAGTTCTCATGGTCGCATCGGGAACTGCGGGTCCAGACAGGGGATGTGTTGTGGGATTTGCTCACGGCGATTCTCCTGGGTCATCCACGGGGCAGCCATTTGTGGGAGGTGGCACAGCGCCGGTCGGGTGTGAACGCAGACCGGTGGTGGATCGGCGGCGGGCTACCGAACCCACCCATAGCCTTCACGTACCGTCTTCGGCGACGTTGCGCTCTGTGAGCAGGCTAGCAGGGGGGTGACCACTTCGGCCATGAATGTCTCGCCCATTCACCCGATTCAGCGTCCACCCCTGCGGCCTGATAGCTTTATGCCCCCGGCATCGAGCTGGCGGGTCCATGCGAGTTGCCCTATGCGGGTTTGCGTATTCAATTTGCCTTCTGCAGATGCCGATCGTGGGGCGTGGATATGACGACGAACGGGCCGGGGCCGACCACGATTCGCCGCCGCATCCGCCTCCTGCTGCGTCAACTACGGGCCGACCGTGGACACTCGCAGGAGGACGTGTGCCGGGTGATGGCCTGGTCGCAGTCCAAAATGGCCAGGATCGAACGCGGCACCACCAACATTCCCGTTCGGGATCTTCGCGACCTGCTCGAATTCTACGAGATCGACGATGCCGACGAGGTGAGGCGCCTGCTGGATCTGGCGAAGCTCGCACGCCGACCTCACTGGGCGGGCGCGTACCGCGATTCGGTGCCAGCTCCTTACATGGATTTCCTCGGCTATGAGGACGATGCGCTCCGTATCAGTCAATACCATCCGTTCGTGATTCCAGGGCTGCTGCAGACCGAGCAGTACGCCCGTCTACTCGTGGCCGTGGGCCCGCGGCGTCGCGACGGCGACGATGAGGCAGAGGCTCGCGTGCGGTTGCGCCTGGCCCGACAACGTCGCGTCTTCGCCCAACCGCCGCGGCCCGGCCGGGTGCGGATCGTGCTCGACGAGCGGGCGCTCACCGTCGTGGAGAGCGACCAGGTCAAGCTTGACCAGATCGAGATGATCCTGTCGCGGCTGCCCGACATCGATTTCGCGCTACTTAGACGCGACACCGCCACTGACTCCGTCCTCGTCGGCCCCTTCTCCCTGCACGAGTTCGGATCCGAGGCCGATCCGGATGTCGTCTACGTCGCCAGCCAGCCCGAGGACGTGGCGCTCATCGAGGACCCCGAGGTCGTCGCAGGCTACAAACGCGCCTTCGACGACCTCTACCACCAGGCCGCGTCCGGCGACGAGGCACGACACATCCTCGACACCATCGCCACGTCACTGCGCGGTACATCGGCCTAACCCTCCCGGGGGCCGCGTGGCCCCGGCACGTCCACCCGGCCTCCCCGACCACAGGACCCGCCGCGACGCCCTCGTGCCTCCGCAGTCGTCGGTGCCCGCACCCGCGTCATGGACTCCGCACGCCGCTCTGCCTGCCACTCCACCAACCCGGCCAGCACGCCCACCAGGACGGCCAGCCTCAGATCATCGATAAGAGTGCCGACCAGCACCGCCACCGCCACCACCGGACCCGACGACCCCCGGATCTCCAGCAGCGGCCCCAGCAACCCATCCCCCGTTCCACCTCTGGCCATCACCGTCACCTGCGCCGCTGATGTCCCGTCCGCCGCCGACTGGCGGCTGCCCACCCTGCCTGAACGCACCATGCGTGCGCTCCTCCTCTACGATCCCGGCCTAGCATCGTGCAGAACGCACTTGCTGAACAGATACGCCAGACCGCATCAACCGACCTGACTTATGCACTCTAGGTCTCCCGGAGTGCGGTAGCGACACCGACACGCTCACCGCCACTCGGCGCGTCGCCCGCGCGGTCCACCACCCTGCCCCCAGACACCGGGCGGGATCTCCACGCCGCAACGGCACCACCCCGCCGCCCACCGCCGCTGGCACACCCCGCCACACCAAACCCGACCAGGCCCTTCTGCCAGCCCATACCTGACCTCAACAGACACCGCCATTCCCTCCCGGCGAATCACTCGGTCGGTACAGCCCAGCCACATCGGACGGCAGAGCACCGAGCCTGGTTCCTCCGGCAACCGCCCTACTGCTGTCGCGAACCGGACAATCGGTAAGAGACGGCGAGTGCGCACCCACTCGCCGGAGGGCCACGAGCTTGAAAGCAGGTCGGGGTCAGCGCCCTCTTTTATGGCTACGGCTACGGCGAGGGTGTCGGTGGAGCAGTTTCGGCCTAGGCCACCGACAGAGCCGGTCTCGGGACGGTCGGCCAGTCGCGGAGACCCGCACCGGACGTCAGGTGCGGGTCCTGTGGGGGCGGCGGACTCGGTAACACCTGGGTCTTGGCGACGTCGAGCCGTATCGTCGGAGGATGGACGTGCTGCTGCGCGGCGGGCCAGGTGACGGGCAGGTGATGCGCGGAAGCGGGGAGACCGTGGTGTGGCGTGCATGCCTGCACCAGATCACCCTCGAGCGCGGCCACCGGGGTGGCCGGGACCTTCGGGTCTATCGGCATCGCGGGGATTGCTGCGAGGCGTACGGGCGGGGCGGCGAGGATCGCTGCGAGTGAGCCGCCGCTGCCGGCCGCTCCGCCGAACGGCCCACGCCGGGCGCCGGCTCGTGGGTGCTCGGATGCCAGCGACCCCAGATGGACTCCCTCTTTAGTTGCTGGATTCCCGCCGCGAGCGACTGCCACCCCCGAGGGCTTGGCGGGCGTAGTGGCTGTTTCTCGCTGTGGCCTGGTGTCGACGTCGGAAGATGGACCAGGCGATGAGGTTCGCGGTGCGGCGTGCGGGTTCGATGATCAGGGCGTGGAAGAGCCGGCGGAGTTCGTTGGCGGTGATCGCGGTCATGCCCTCTGCGGTGGTGGTGCTGACGGTGGTTGCGGCGGCCAGGAACGCGTGAGCGGCGATGACCAGGGTGGTCCAGCGGTGCCAGGCCCGCCAGCGACGGTGTTGATGCTGGTCGAGGCCGAGACCGGTCTTCGCCGATTGGAACGATTCCTCGATCCGCCATCGAGATCCGGCGACCGACACCAGTTGAGGCAACGGGACGAGTCGCGGTGACCAGCAGCGATAGAACGCCAGTTCATCGGCGGTCCGGTTGCGGCGGATCAGCAGCCAGTGGTGTCCGGCGTGCTGGTCGACGGCCAGGGGCAGGGTGATGAACGCCCAGTCGTAGTAGCGGTGGCCTTTGGCGCCGTCGCCTGCCGAGAGCC from Micromonospora craniellae encodes the following:
- the recD2 gene encoding SF1B family DNA helicase RecD2; protein product: MTVPVRAPLAVVEAVLERLTYVNEETGYTVARVATDRGGDLSTVVGALLGAQPGESLRLHGRWSSHPKYGRQFEVDSYTTVLPATIQGIQRYLGSGLVKGIGPVFAERIVAHFGLGTLRVIEEEPARLVEVPGLGPKRTAKITAAWEEQKAIKEVMVFLQGVGVSTSLAVRIYKQYGDASTDVVTKEPYRLAADVWGIGFKTADTIARSVGIPHDSPQRVMAGLQYTLSEATDNGHCYLPEPNLVADATKILDVPADLVTRCLGDLVADEGVVRETLPAAGGEPLRAVYLVPFHRAEQSLASSLLRLLHDSGDRLAHFGGVDWAKALAWLRARTGADLAPEQEQAVRLALTSKVAVLTGGPGCGKSFTVRSIVELAAAKKAKVTLVAPTGRAAKRLSELTGHPAATVHRLLQLRPGGDASYDRNNPLDVDLLVVDEASMLDLILANKLIKAVPPGAHLLLVGDVDQLPSVGAGEVLRDLLAAPTIPRVRLTQIFRQAAQSGVVTNAHRINAGRPPLLQGLPDFFLFACDDTDATAALTVDVACTRIPARFRLDPRRDVQVLTPMHRGPAGAGALNGLLQQKLTPHREGQPERRMGGRVFRIGDKVTQIRNNYDKGQAGIFNGTLGIVTALTSEEQTLTVRTDEDETIDYDFDELDELTHAYAMTIHRSQGSEYPAVVIPLTTSAWMMLQRNLLYTAVTRAKHLVVLVGSRRALHAAVRTVGAGRRHTALDHRIT
- a CDS encoding DUF397 domain-containing protein, whose product is MSKSHNTSPVWTRSSRCDHENCVEVSRHSITVQVRNSTDPGTTLSFTHDSWRSFLRTHDNPTR
- a CDS encoding helix-turn-helix domain-containing protein, which gives rise to MTTNGPGPTTIRRRIRLLLRQLRADRGHSQEDVCRVMAWSQSKMARIERGTTNIPVRDLRDLLEFYEIDDADEVRRLLDLAKLARRPHWAGAYRDSVPAPYMDFLGYEDDALRISQYHPFVIPGLLQTEQYARLLVAVGPRRRDGDDEAEARVRLRLARQRRVFAQPPRPGRVRIVLDERALTVVESDQVKLDQIEMILSRLPDIDFALLRRDTATDSVLVGPFSLHEFGSEADPDVVYVASQPEDVALIEDPEVVAGYKRAFDDLYHQAASGDEARHILDTIATSLRGTSA
- a CDS encoding IS701 family transposase, with amino-acid sequence MPDRVTFATKPQLARRLIEAAVTGGLPCRWVAGDEAYGGDPNLAAALRGHHLGYVLAVACSHHVPTGIGVQRADQIAADLPKQAWQRLSAGDGAKGHRYYDWAFITLPLAVDQHAGHHWLLIRRNRTADELAFYRCWSPRLVPLPQLVSVAGSRWRIEESFQSAKTGLGLDQHQHRRWRAWHRWTTLVIAAHAFLAAATTVSTTTAEGMTAITANELRRLFHALIIEPARRTANLIAWSIFRRRHQATARNSHYARQALGGGSRSRRESSN